GAAAAGGGGCTCACAGGGTGGAGAATTGGTAGGGGTAAGGCGCCTAGGATCTATAAGAGGTATTTATTAAGGGATTTTGTAGATGCTGTTAACTTTATCAACTCTATAAGGGATGCTGCTGAGGAGCTGGGCCACCACCCAGATCTATGTATTGAGAACTATAACACAGTGAGGATCTTCCTCACTACACATGATATCAAGGGCCTCTCAACGATGGATATAGAGCTTGCTGA
This region of Sulfolobales archaeon genomic DNA includes:
- a CDS encoding 4a-hydroxytetrahydrobiopterin dehydratase gives rise to the protein MSEYKSISPEEARKMLREKGLTGWRIGRGKAPRIYKRYLLRDFVDAVNFINSIRDAAEELGHHPDLCIENYNTVRIFLTTHDIKGLSTMDIELAERIEKIYRGMKR